One Bdellovibrio bacteriovorus str. Tiberius DNA segment encodes these proteins:
- a CDS encoding UDP-N-acetylmuramoyl-L-alanyl-D-glutamate--2,6-diaminopimelate ligase encodes MKLQHLFSILPGIPENSFSHIEVTGVFNDARLVVPGSVFVAIRGSKLDGHTFIPDAVAKGAAALVVEDKAKIPEGYEGIVLQVPNSREVLDVLASRFYWDPGQELFCVGVTGTNGKTSVTYMAEAILNHGKIPTGVIGTVNHHLGDQVWPSEMTTPDPVFLQKRLREFRSAGALAVAMEVSSHALDQRRVDSVPFNTVIFTNLTRDHLDYHNTMESYLEAKQRLFTDLLWKTHKRPCFAIVNTADKFGRRLRVADPAVLWTYGEKDSDIRYEILKMDFALTHFKVWTPAGEGEVRLPMSGTHNVMNALAALGAGLSAGLPLNICIEALDRFTGVPGRLQSVPNDKNLSVFVDYAHSPDALENVLTALNKVRENLQSKARIWTIFGCGGDRDKGKRPLMAEMALKYSDQVVITSDNPRTEDPQTIIQDILAGVGGSHKAKTTTVVDRKDAITQTLKRAEEGDVILIAGKGHEDYQIIGTQKFPFSDVKVAEEALQGR; translated from the coding sequence GTGAAACTGCAACATCTCTTTTCCATTCTGCCGGGGATTCCTGAAAACTCATTCTCTCATATTGAAGTGACAGGGGTCTTCAACGACGCGCGCCTTGTGGTGCCGGGTTCGGTGTTTGTCGCGATTCGTGGTAGCAAGCTGGACGGGCATACTTTTATTCCTGATGCTGTCGCGAAAGGGGCCGCGGCGCTGGTGGTGGAAGACAAAGCGAAAATCCCGGAAGGTTATGAAGGGATCGTATTGCAGGTGCCAAATTCCCGCGAAGTGCTGGATGTTTTGGCCAGCCGTTTTTACTGGGATCCGGGGCAGGAGCTTTTCTGCGTCGGCGTCACCGGCACTAACGGCAAAACTTCTGTCACGTACATGGCCGAAGCCATTTTGAATCACGGCAAAATTCCCACCGGAGTGATCGGCACAGTCAATCACCATCTGGGCGATCAGGTGTGGCCTTCTGAAATGACCACTCCCGATCCGGTGTTTTTGCAAAAGCGTCTGCGCGAATTCCGTTCGGCAGGGGCTTTGGCGGTGGCGATGGAAGTTTCCTCGCACGCTCTGGATCAGCGCCGCGTGGACAGCGTTCCTTTCAACACCGTGATCTTCACGAACCTGACCCGTGATCATTTGGATTATCACAACACGATGGAAAGCTATCTGGAGGCGAAACAACGCCTGTTCACGGATCTGTTGTGGAAGACCCACAAACGTCCGTGTTTTGCCATCGTGAACACCGCTGACAAGTTCGGCCGTCGTTTGCGCGTGGCGGATCCGGCCGTGTTGTGGACCTACGGCGAAAAAGATTCTGACATCCGCTATGAAATTCTGAAGATGGACTTTGCCCTGACACACTTCAAGGTGTGGACCCCCGCAGGGGAAGGGGAAGTGCGTCTGCCGATGTCAGGCACTCACAATGTGATGAATGCCCTGGCGGCATTGGGTGCGGGATTGTCAGCGGGCCTTCCGCTGAATATCTGCATCGAGGCCCTGGACCGCTTTACCGGTGTGCCGGGTCGCTTGCAGTCTGTGCCGAATGATAAAAATCTTTCTGTCTTTGTGGATTATGCCCATTCTCCGGATGCGCTGGAAAATGTCCTGACGGCTTTGAACAAGGTTCGTGAAAACCTGCAATCCAAGGCGCGCATCTGGACGATCTTTGGCTGCGGCGGGGATCGTGATAAAGGCAAACGTCCTTTGATGGCTGAAATGGCCTTGAAGTATTCTGACCAAGTGGTGATCACGTCTGATAATCCGCGCACGGAAGATCCACAAACCATCATTCAGGACATCCTGGCTGGTGTCGGTGGATCCCACAAAGCCAAAACCACAACGGTGGTGGACCGCAAGGATGCCATCACTCAGACCCTGAAACGGGCCGAGGAAGGCGATGTGATTCTGATCGCCGGCAAAGGCCACGAAGACTATCAAATTATCGGAACACAAAAGTTCCCCTTCAGTGATGTGAAGGTGGCCGAAGAGGCCTTGCAAGGGAGATAA
- a CDS encoding CBS domain-containing protein: MKIALKDHMTRKLITVSKDATAAEALRLMTNYWIRHLPVLDEEEDYIVGMLSERDLLRSPHTETPVGKLMSSPLKTFPIEAPMKAVVDAMIEEKVSAFLITKDDEVVGIVTSEDMLVLLDQILKKDESSDAPWVLGDLFANPLLQRTAYLVGQAGV; encoded by the coding sequence GTGAAAATTGCGTTGAAAGACCATATGACCCGAAAACTCATCACTGTCAGCAAAGACGCGACAGCTGCAGAAGCTTTGCGTCTGATGACCAACTATTGGATTCGCCATCTTCCCGTGCTGGATGAAGAAGAGGATTATATCGTCGGCATGCTGTCAGAGCGGGATCTGCTGCGCTCGCCCCACACCGAAACTCCGGTGGGAAAATTAATGAGCTCGCCTTTAAAAACGTTCCCCATTGAAGCGCCAATGAAAGCCGTGGTCGATGCAATGATCGAAGAAAAGGTTTCAGCTTTTCTGATCACCAAAGATGATGAAGTCGTTGGTATTGTGACTTCGGAAGACATGCTGGTGCTGCTGGATCAGATTCTGAAAAAAGATGAGTCTTCAGACGCCCCTTGGGTCTTGGGAGATTTGTTCGCAAATCCCCTGCTGCAACGAACCGCCTATCTTGTCGGACAAGCGGGAGTTTAA
- the mraY gene encoding phospho-N-acetylmuramoyl-pentapeptide-transferase, producing the protein MLYQWLYSMADEFSPLNVFRYITVRTFIAFFTAFLLCWMWGPHFIKRLQLKHFGQAIRDDGPQTHKKKAGTPTMGGGLILLSTLIPCLLWVDMMNPLVWGVLIVTWGFGMIGYMDDWLKVSKKNSKGLSGKIRLAGEFLISGLVVLALVHFHGLSTAVTIPFVKSVSIDLGYFYVIFAALVVVGTANAVNLTDGLDGLAIVPVMISAATLGLFAYVTGHFSIANYLQIPHVVGAGELSIVAATIVAAGMGFLWFNAYPAQVFMGDVGSLSLGGFLGSMAVITQNELLMLVLGGVFVVEALSVITQVISFKMTGKRVFKMAPIHHHFELGGLTETKIIVRFWIISILLAVLSLATLKLR; encoded by the coding sequence ATGCTTTACCAATGGCTTTATTCAATGGCGGATGAATTCTCGCCACTGAACGTTTTCAGGTACATCACGGTTCGAACCTTTATCGCTTTCTTTACAGCCTTTTTGCTGTGCTGGATGTGGGGTCCGCATTTCATCAAACGTCTTCAGTTGAAGCACTTTGGTCAGGCGATTCGTGATGACGGTCCTCAAACACACAAAAAGAAAGCCGGCACACCAACCATGGGCGGCGGTCTGATTCTTCTTTCCACTTTGATCCCGTGTCTGTTGTGGGTGGATATGATGAACCCGCTGGTATGGGGTGTTCTGATTGTCACTTGGGGCTTCGGGATGATCGGTTACATGGATGACTGGTTGAAAGTCAGCAAAAAGAATTCCAAAGGTCTGTCCGGTAAAATCCGTTTGGCTGGCGAGTTTCTGATCAGCGGACTTGTGGTTCTGGCACTGGTTCACTTCCACGGCCTAAGCACCGCAGTGACCATTCCATTTGTAAAATCCGTTTCGATTGACCTGGGTTACTTCTATGTGATCTTTGCAGCCCTTGTTGTTGTGGGCACCGCCAATGCGGTGAACCTGACGGACGGTCTGGATGGACTGGCGATTGTTCCGGTGATGATCTCGGCAGCGACTTTGGGTCTGTTTGCATACGTAACCGGACATTTCTCGATCGCGAACTATCTGCAAATCCCCCATGTGGTGGGCGCCGGGGAGCTCAGCATCGTGGCGGCGACCATCGTGGCTGCAGGCATGGGCTTCCTTTGGTTCAATGCGTATCCCGCGCAAGTCTTCATGGGTGACGTGGGTTCGTTGTCCCTGGGCGGTTTCCTTGGCTCCATGGCTGTCATCACTCAAAATGAGTTGTTGATGCTTGTCCTGGGCGGGGTTTTCGTGGTCGAAGCATTGTCAGTGATCACTCAGGTGATCTCTTTCAAAATGACCGGTAAAAGAGTTTTCAAAATGGCGCCGATTCATCATCACTTTGAATTGGGCGGATTGACCGAAACCAAGATCATTGTTCGTTTCTGGATCATTTCCATTTTGCTTGCAGTATTAAGTTTGGCCACTCTGAAGTTGAGGTAA
- a CDS encoding UDP-N-acetylmuramoyl-tripeptide--D-alanyl-D-alanine ligase yields the protein MRAMDLQTIAKVTGAKILSQKETNFAGIGTDTRAQLQGQLFIALKGEAFDAHNFLEKAVESGAAALMVHEENAQTEKLKDKVTILLVPDTLKSLQKLGNWARHESSARIVGITGSNGKTTTKEFTAALVGSAMDVHYNKGSFNNHWGVPFTLLQLPPKKDVAIIEMGMNHAGEITELVHIAEPDVVVCTMVGRAHMEFFGTIEKVAEAKEEIYEAAGDQTVRIYNLDNTQTHNMYVKAREKFPKARILTFSSEDPRADVHLMISSMNMSEISIKGSIGGEAGTARVQVFGAQNLTNLMAAASVGLAVGMTPAQVWAGLPACKTNWGRNQLVHLKSGAQMIFDAYNANPDSMKALIDNMKLLTVPGRKVGVFGQMRELGSASANLHEELGTWVGQAGFDKVYFIGDDAAAFAKGLNSTGYKNLALIEKDYKDSSGQDLAGFLKTGDIAVVKASRGTKLERFVFPCEPLDFAEKQ from the coding sequence ATGAGAGCCATGGACCTGCAAACAATCGCTAAAGTCACGGGTGCAAAAATCCTGAGCCAGAAAGAAACCAATTTCGCTGGGATCGGCACCGACACCCGCGCCCAGTTGCAGGGTCAGCTTTTCATCGCGCTTAAGGGTGAAGCCTTTGACGCCCACAACTTCCTGGAGAAAGCGGTTGAATCCGGCGCTGCCGCTTTGATGGTGCATGAAGAAAATGCCCAGACCGAAAAGCTGAAGGACAAAGTCACCATCTTGCTGGTCCCTGATACTTTGAAGTCCCTGCAGAAGCTGGGCAACTGGGCCCGTCACGAATCCAGTGCCCGCATTGTCGGGATCACAGGTTCCAACGGTAAAACCACGACCAAAGAATTTACCGCAGCGCTGGTGGGCTCTGCCATGGACGTTCACTACAACAAAGGAAGCTTCAACAATCACTGGGGTGTTCCTTTCACGTTGCTGCAACTGCCTCCGAAAAAAGATGTCGCGATCATTGAGATGGGTATGAATCACGCCGGTGAAATCACCGAGCTGGTGCATATTGCAGAACCGGATGTGGTGGTTTGCACCATGGTGGGCCGCGCGCACATGGAATTTTTTGGCACTATTGAAAAGGTGGCGGAAGCCAAAGAAGAAATCTATGAAGCCGCCGGTGATCAGACCGTGCGCATTTACAATCTGGATAACACACAAACTCACAACATGTACGTGAAAGCGCGCGAGAAATTTCCGAAAGCACGCATCCTGACGTTCTCTTCCGAAGATCCTCGTGCGGATGTGCATTTGATGATTTCATCCATGAATATGAGCGAGATCTCCATCAAGGGTTCTATCGGTGGTGAGGCCGGGACTGCGCGCGTTCAGGTGTTTGGTGCGCAAAACCTGACGAATCTGATGGCGGCAGCCAGCGTGGGTTTGGCGGTCGGTATGACTCCGGCGCAGGTGTGGGCGGGACTTCCCGCTTGTAAAACCAACTGGGGTCGCAATCAGCTGGTGCACTTAAAGTCCGGTGCGCAGATGATCTTTGATGCTTACAACGCTAATCCCGACAGCATGAAAGCTTTGATCGACAATATGAAGCTTTTGACCGTCCCGGGCCGCAAAGTCGGCGTGTTTGGTCAGATGCGTGAACTGGGCTCCGCTTCGGCAAACCTGCATGAAGAACTGGGCACCTGGGTTGGCCAGGCGGGCTTTGATAAAGTTTATTTCATTGGTGATGACGCTGCTGCCTTCGCAAAAGGCCTGAACAGCACGGGATACAAAAACCTGGCGCTGATCGAAAAAGACTATAAAGATTCTTCCGGTCAGGACCTGGCAGGCTTCCTGAAAACCGGCGACATCGCCGTCGTCAAAGCCTCACGCGGGACAAAGCTAGAGCGCTTCGTCTTCCCGTGTGAACCGCTGGATTTCGCCGAAAAACAATAA
- the murG gene encoding undecaprenyldiphospho-muramoylpentapeptide beta-N-acetylglucosaminyltransferase — MTVKKNIVIAGGGTGGHIYPGIAIARALQKLDPSIEVHFVGTSRGLESKIVPREGFPLHLIESGQLNVKSPIQKVKTLLKIPVGLWQSIRLLGQLKPLYVIGVGGYASGPFVLAASIIGFNTAVWEPNAMPGMANRILSRFVDKCFVVFNEAKKHLKGDSIIQTGMPVRAEIEAAVHNSSDNQKFHLLAFGGSQGSRIINNCLSDAVMSGGEWVKDLSVVHQLGSADLERVTDKYKNAPCEVQPFEFIFDMAKYYQWADIIVCRGGASSIAEAAAFGIIPIIVPLPAADDHQQKNAESLVEKNAGRMILQKDLTPERLISEVQSLRADKDLRDQMVRNIKNFYIPQSATVIAKEILQ; from the coding sequence ATGACTGTTAAAAAGAATATCGTGATCGCCGGCGGAGGCACTGGCGGACACATCTATCCGGGTATTGCCATCGCCCGGGCTTTGCAAAAGCTTGATCCCAGCATCGAGGTGCACTTTGTCGGCACCTCCAGAGGCCTGGAAAGCAAGATTGTTCCTCGCGAGGGTTTCCCTCTGCATCTGATCGAATCCGGTCAATTGAATGTAAAAAGTCCGATTCAAAAAGTGAAAACCCTGCTGAAGATCCCGGTGGGTCTGTGGCAGTCCATCCGTCTGCTGGGGCAATTGAAGCCTTTGTATGTGATCGGGGTGGGTGGTTATGCTTCCGGTCCGTTTGTGCTGGCAGCCAGCATTATTGGTTTTAACACGGCGGTGTGGGAACCCAATGCGATGCCGGGTATGGCCAATCGTATCTTGTCCCGGTTTGTCGACAAGTGCTTTGTGGTTTTCAACGAAGCCAAAAAACATCTGAAGGGTGACAGCATCATCCAAACCGGGATGCCGGTTCGTGCCGAAATCGAAGCGGCCGTGCACAACAGCTCGGACAATCAAAAGTTCCATTTGTTGGCTTTTGGCGGCAGTCAGGGGTCCCGTATCATCAACAACTGTCTGAGTGACGCGGTGATGAGCGGTGGTGAATGGGTCAAGGATCTTTCTGTCGTTCATCAGTTGGGCAGTGCCGATCTTGAGCGAGTGACTGACAAATACAAGAATGCCCCGTGTGAAGTGCAGCCGTTTGAGTTCATCTTTGACATGGCCAAGTACTATCAGTGGGCGGACATCATTGTCTGCCGTGGTGGGGCCAGCTCTATTGCGGAAGCGGCGGCGTTTGGCATCATTCCTATTATTGTGCCGTTGCCAGCGGCGGATGATCATCAGCAAAAGAATGCGGAAAGCCTTGTGGAAAAAAACGCGGGCCGCATGATTTTGCAGAAAGATTTAACGCCGGAAAGGTTGATTTCAGAAGTCCAATCTTTGCGGGCGGATAAAGATTTGCGTGATCAAATGGTTCGGAATATAAAGAACTTCTATATCCCTCAATCTGCGACCGTGATCGCAAAGGAAATCCTGCAATGA
- the ftsW gene encoding putative lipid II flippase FtsW: MLRYLSSSLFLAIITLLGIGLVQVYSSSFIFAIESYGDGLFFFKRQLIFTVLAMGVLVTTIHIPFRYIEKYGWALWLVATLGVLATFVPGLGVRVGGAIRWIQLPFGVRFEPGELLKIAFSVWFASLLCRQENFMGRVKWHWIFVALVAPMALLLKQPDFGTFAIIVMVAVTLLFAFGLQWKYIIGAVAVMIPAFYFLVMSVPYRRARVLAFLDPWADPAQKGFQVIQSMLSFHSGGLTGAGLGQGQGKLFFLPEAHTDFTLAVLGEEMGFVGFVLILALYGFVVFRGMQIAVKAEEPFKRALALGLSVTFGLSVFINAGVVMGLLPTKGLTLPFLSYGGSSLVSLCFMFGLILNIENSFEEDKFSRRFGSRWTASKVKN, from the coding sequence ATGTTGAGATATCTGTCCAGCAGCCTGTTTCTTGCTATCATCACTCTTTTGGGAATCGGGCTGGTTCAAGTTTATTCCTCCAGCTTTATCTTCGCGATTGAATCCTACGGCGACGGTCTGTTCTTCTTCAAACGACAATTGATCTTTACGGTTTTGGCCATGGGTGTTCTGGTGACAACCATCCACATTCCATTCCGCTACATTGAAAAATACGGCTGGGCTTTGTGGCTGGTGGCGACCCTGGGTGTGTTGGCAACCTTCGTTCCGGGCCTGGGAGTTCGAGTCGGTGGCGCGATCCGCTGGATTCAACTTCCTTTCGGTGTGCGCTTTGAGCCGGGCGAACTTTTGAAGATCGCCTTCAGTGTGTGGTTCGCAAGTTTGCTGTGCCGCCAGGAAAACTTCATGGGGCGTGTTAAGTGGCATTGGATTTTTGTAGCGCTGGTGGCGCCGATGGCGCTGTTGTTGAAACAACCTGACTTTGGAACCTTTGCCATCATCGTGATGGTGGCGGTGACGTTGTTGTTTGCATTCGGTCTGCAGTGGAAATACATCATCGGTGCGGTGGCGGTGATGATCCCGGCGTTCTATTTCCTGGTGATGAGTGTGCCTTATCGCCGCGCGCGTGTTCTGGCCTTCCTAGATCCTTGGGCGGATCCGGCACAAAAGGGCTTCCAGGTGATTCAAAGTATGCTGAGCTTCCATTCCGGCGGATTGACCGGTGCAGGTTTGGGTCAAGGGCAGGGGAAACTGTTCTTCCTTCCTGAAGCGCACACGGACTTTACCCTGGCAGTACTGGGTGAAGAGATGGGCTTTGTTGGTTTTGTTTTGATTTTGGCCTTGTACGGTTTTGTTGTTTTCCGCGGAATGCAGATTGCGGTCAAAGCTGAGGAGCCATTCAAAAGAGCCTTGGCTCTGGGTTTGTCAGTGACATTTGGCTTGAGTGTATTTATCAATGCAGGGGTGGTGATGGGACTTCTTCCCACCAAAGGTTTGACTCTGCCGTTCTTGAGTTACGGTGGAAGTTCTTTGGTGTCCCTGTGCTTTATGTTCGGATTGATTCTGAACATCGAGAACTCTTTCGAAGAAGACAAGTTTTCCCGTCGCTTTGGATCCCGTTGGACAGCTTCAAAGGTGAAAAATTAA
- the murD gene encoding UDP-N-acetylmuramoyl-L-alanine--D-glutamate ligase, translating to MYKEYSDLKDKRILVVGLGKTGVSLAHFLTKHGAQVTVTDHKSKPELSVQLEQLGELPIKFELGGHSPKTFIAQDLVILSPGVPSNLKIFDYARSQGIKITGEFEFSAGFIKEPIIGLTGTNGKTTVAKITEAILTESGVRTWVGGANEKPLVDYLRLDDKAQVVIAEVSSFMLEHCDTFNPGNIVFTNLAENHLDRYRSMEEYVNAKRRIFKNTNQATTSILNADDNAVVELARDPAVQRGRIFYFSRKPALEPQIMNIGGAVNIGDEIRVRTGPEIESFNIKGMKMRGKHSVENIMAAILASREHGATREAVQKVINTFTGLPHRIEYVRKVGGVMFYNDSKATNVHAVLRALDTFDENVILIAGGKDTNLNYEPLRTSVKRKVKTLILVGEAKERINRDLGDFSETFLIGTFEEAVLIAYQKSRIGDVVLLSPGCSSFDMFDSFEERGDYFKEIVRKFH from the coding sequence ATGTATAAAGAGTATAGCGATCTAAAAGACAAACGCATTTTGGTTGTGGGATTGGGCAAAACAGGGGTTTCCCTGGCGCACTTCCTGACCAAACATGGCGCACAAGTGACAGTGACAGACCACAAATCCAAGCCGGAACTTTCCGTGCAGCTGGAGCAACTGGGTGAGCTGCCAATCAAGTTTGAACTGGGCGGCCACAGTCCGAAAACCTTCATTGCACAGGATCTGGTGATTCTATCCCCGGGTGTTCCAAGCAATCTGAAGATCTTTGATTATGCCCGTTCTCAGGGTATCAAGATCACCGGTGAGTTCGAATTCTCTGCCGGCTTTATCAAAGAGCCGATCATCGGTCTGACTGGTACCAACGGTAAAACCACAGTGGCGAAAATCACTGAGGCGATCCTGACTGAATCCGGTGTAAGAACGTGGGTTGGTGGGGCGAACGAAAAACCACTGGTGGATTACCTGCGTCTGGATGACAAAGCTCAGGTTGTGATCGCGGAAGTATCAAGCTTCATGCTTGAACACTGTGACACGTTCAATCCGGGCAACATCGTGTTCACGAACCTGGCTGAAAACCACCTGGATCGTTACCGTTCCATGGAAGAATACGTAAACGCAAAACGCCGTATCTTCAAAAACACCAACCAGGCAACCACCAGCATTCTGAATGCGGATGACAACGCGGTTGTCGAGTTGGCTCGTGATCCGGCAGTTCAGCGCGGTCGTATCTTCTACTTCTCCCGCAAACCGGCTTTGGAGCCGCAAATCATGAACATCGGTGGCGCTGTGAATATTGGCGACGAAATCCGTGTTCGTACCGGTCCAGAGATCGAAAGCTTCAACATCAAGGGCATGAAAATGCGCGGTAAACATTCCGTGGAAAACATCATGGCGGCGATCCTGGCATCCCGTGAACATGGTGCAACCCGTGAAGCGGTTCAGAAAGTGATCAACACTTTCACCGGTCTTCCTCACCGTATCGAGTACGTGCGCAAAGTGGGCGGAGTTATGTTCTATAACGACTCCAAAGCCACAAACGTGCACGCGGTACTGCGCGCTTTGGACACTTTTGATGAAAACGTGATCCTGATTGCCGGTGGTAAAGACACCAACCTGAATTATGAGCCTTTGCGCACTTCCGTGAAACGCAAGGTGAAAACCCTGATCTTGGTCGGGGAAGCCAAAGAACGTATCAATCGCGACCTTGGTGACTTCTCTGAAACCTTCCTGATCGGTACATTTGAGGAGGCGGTTTTGATCGCTTACCAAAAGTCGAGAATCGGGGACGTTGTCCTGCTTTCTCCGGGTTGCTCAAGCTTTGACATGTTTGACAGTTTTGAAGAACGCGGCGATTATTTTAAAGAAATCGTGAGAAAGTTTCACTGA
- a CDS encoding alpha/beta hydrolase, with the protein MRQLGKLHCQEINHNDDAPWVIFFHGYGADANDLFSLGEIIPTKKTYNWLFPNGNLEVPIGPAWMGRAWWTIDMMEIQRAQERGEHRDFSNDTPKGMSKAYDMAMEMIRQMKVPWNKIVLGGFSQGAMLATEIYLRAPETPKGLVIMSGTLVHQDEWKQYVPQRAGQRFYQSHGINDAVLGYKQAQKLETLLTQNGMKGSLQGFRGGHEIPMPVITQIGEYLSTIP; encoded by the coding sequence ATGAGACAACTCGGAAAACTACATTGCCAAGAAATAAATCACAACGACGATGCGCCATGGGTCATCTTCTTCCACGGCTACGGCGCTGATGCCAACGACCTGTTTTCGCTGGGGGAAATCATCCCGACAAAGAAAACGTACAACTGGTTATTTCCGAATGGAAATCTGGAAGTACCCATTGGCCCGGCCTGGATGGGACGCGCCTGGTGGACAATTGACATGATGGAAATCCAGCGTGCTCAAGAGCGCGGCGAACACCGCGACTTCAGCAACGACACCCCCAAGGGCATGAGCAAAGCCTATGACATGGCCATGGAAATGATCCGTCAGATGAAAGTTCCGTGGAACAAAATCGTACTGGGCGGATTCAGCCAAGGAGCGATGCTGGCCACAGAGATCTATCTGCGCGCGCCGGAAACTCCGAAAGGTCTTGTGATCATGTCCGGAACACTGGTTCATCAGGACGAATGGAAGCAGTATGTTCCCCAGCGCGCCGGCCAGCGATTCTATCAAAGCCATGGCATCAACGATGCGGTTCTGGGCTACAAACAGGCACAAAAGCTTGAGACCCTGCTAACCCAAAACGGCATGAAGGGATCCCTGCAAGGATTCCGCGGCGGCCATGAAATCCCAATGCCTGTCATCACCCAAATCGGGGAATACCTGAGCACTATTCCCTAA